A window of Bacteroidetes Order II. bacterium contains these coding sequences:
- the dnaB gene encoding replicative DNA helicase, with amino-acid sequence MEPSYIPEQSWVSLPHLQQDLGASNKEPVREAKSFPKEPALQDGRVPPQAPEVEQSVLGAMLIESEAIPEAIELLEEKSFYDPRHRFIFKAIAGLFERNVPVDLITLTEELRRLGHLEVVGGAYYISELSTRVASAANVGYHARIVAEKSLLRQMIETMTGVIQKAYDPSTDAFELMDSAEQSIFQISQNQLRNAAQPMNVVVRKVMEHLEAIHGQEGGITGVPSGFSALDAMTSGWQNSDLIIVAARPSMGKTAFALSLIRNAALNPRNPIPVAIFSLEMSAAQLATRLLTAEARIDAQSARMGKLSEEAWMELPRAAGRLSEAPIFIDDTPGLGVLELRAKCRRLKAEHNIGLVVVDYLQLMHGGKGANSREQEIAQISRSMKILAKELNIPVIALSQLSRAVETRGGDKKPQLSDLRESGSIEQDADMVLFIYRPEKYGIAVDESGQSTEGLAEILVSKQRNGPIGTAKLAFVDRFARFENLAHYYNPDEYVPPAPGGDGFDAYLPPSQFDAPF; translated from the coding sequence ATGGAGCCATCTTATATACCGGAACAATCTTGGGTGAGTTTGCCGCACTTGCAGCAAGACTTGGGTGCATCTAACAAAGAGCCCGTGCGTGAAGCCAAGTCTTTTCCCAAAGAACCTGCATTGCAGGATGGACGTGTTCCACCTCAGGCACCGGAAGTAGAACAGTCTGTTCTGGGGGCCATGCTGATAGAATCGGAAGCGATTCCAGAAGCCATCGAACTCTTAGAGGAAAAGAGTTTTTATGATCCGCGTCATCGCTTTATTTTTAAGGCAATTGCTGGACTTTTTGAGCGTAATGTTCCAGTAGATTTGATTACCCTCACAGAAGAATTGAGAAGGCTTGGACACCTCGAAGTGGTAGGGGGGGCGTATTATATTTCCGAACTTTCTACGCGAGTGGCTTCGGCTGCGAATGTGGGGTATCATGCCCGTATTGTGGCGGAAAAGTCGTTGTTGCGGCAGATGATTGAAACCATGACAGGGGTTATTCAAAAAGCATACGATCCATCCACGGATGCCTTCGAGTTGATGGACAGCGCCGAACAATCCATTTTCCAGATTTCTCAAAATCAACTTCGGAATGCTGCACAGCCCATGAATGTTGTGGTTAGAAAAGTGATGGAGCATTTAGAGGCTATTCATGGGCAAGAAGGTGGTATTACGGGAGTCCCCTCTGGCTTTAGTGCCTTAGATGCGATGACCAGTGGTTGGCAAAACTCCGACCTGATCATTGTGGCGGCGCGTCCTTCGATGGGGAAAACTGCTTTTGCCCTGAGTTTAATTCGTAATGCCGCACTGAATCCCCGAAATCCAATTCCTGTAGCCATTTTTTCTTTGGAAATGAGTGCTGCGCAGTTGGCAACACGTTTACTTACTGCCGAAGCACGCATAGACGCCCAATCTGCACGTATGGGTAAACTTTCGGAAGAAGCTTGGATGGAATTGCCCCGTGCGGCGGGACGTCTTTCGGAGGCCCCAATATTTATTGATGATACGCCCGGATTGGGGGTTTTGGAGTTGCGTGCCAAATGCCGTCGGTTAAAAGCAGAGCATAATATCGGTCTGGTAGTGGTGGATTATCTTCAATTGATGCATGGTGGGAAAGGCGCTAATAGTCGGGAACAAGAAATTGCTCAGATTTCCCGGTCTATGAAAATTTTGGCAAAGGAATTGAATATACCAGTCATTGCGTTGTCTCAGCTTTCTCGTGCTGTAGAAACACGTGGGGGGGATAAAAAACCACAATTATCGGACTTGCGGGAATCTGGATCTATTGAACAAGATGCTGATATGGTGCTCTTTATTTATCGTCCGGAAAAGTATGGGATTGCGGTGGACGAGAGTGGGCAATCTACGGAAGGCTTGGCCGAAATTTTGGTTAGTAAACAACGGAATGGCCCCATTGGGACCGCGAAATTAGCCTTTGTGGACCGATTTGCCCGTTTCGAAAACTTAGCCCACTATTACAATCCGGATGAGTATGTGCCGCCAGCGCCGGGAGGAGATGGCTTTGATGCGTATTTACCCCCCTCGCAATTTGATGCCCCTTTCTAA
- the coaBC gene encoding bifunctional phosphopantothenoylcysteine decarboxylase/phosphopantothenate--cysteine ligase CoaBC produces MLQESFILLGVTGSIAAYKSAELVRLLRKVGARVQVLMTSDATRFVSPLTLGTLAESEVLTTVFPENEAGSWTKHITLGLSADLLVIAPATAQTIAKLAHGFCDSMLTATALAARCPVMVCPAMDHDMYEHPATRRNLEILRGYGYTVIEPEHGALASGLVGKGRLPEPRHILEAIQTFLHPDKPLAGEHLLLTAGPTREPIDPVRYISNHSTGTMGYALARTARDWGAEVTLVTGPVSLPRPTGMKVVEVTSAEQMNQAVQAHLPVATFMVAAAAVADYAPAAVAVQKIKKKDEDLNITLRKTPDVLYNAGLKKRPEQVLVGFALETNDAETHAESKLLRKNLDFIVVNDLSVPGAGFGTETNQVVILGRDGQRHELPLADKQSIATGILRFLVPFLGRR; encoded by the coding sequence ATGCTTCAAGAGTCGTTTATTTTATTGGGCGTAACAGGCAGTATTGCTGCCTATAAATCTGCGGAATTGGTGCGTCTGCTTCGGAAAGTTGGCGCCCGCGTTCAGGTGTTGATGACCTCCGATGCCACCCGTTTTGTTTCTCCACTTACCTTAGGAACCCTTGCAGAGTCGGAAGTTTTAACAACGGTATTTCCAGAAAACGAAGCGGGTTCTTGGACAAAGCACATTACGTTGGGCCTTTCGGCAGACCTTTTGGTGATTGCGCCTGCAACTGCACAAACCATTGCAAAATTAGCGCATGGATTTTGTGATTCAATGCTAACGGCCACGGCGTTGGCGGCAAGATGCCCCGTTATGGTATGTCCGGCGATGGATCACGACATGTATGAACATCCGGCTACCCGTAGAAATTTGGAAATTCTACGGGGATATGGTTATACCGTTATAGAGCCAGAACATGGGGCATTGGCGAGTGGGTTGGTCGGAAAAGGACGTTTGCCTGAACCGAGGCATATCCTGGAAGCGATCCAGACCTTTCTTCACCCCGACAAACCACTTGCGGGAGAGCATTTGCTTCTAACTGCTGGCCCAACCCGCGAACCGATAGATCCGGTGCGCTATATCTCCAATCATTCTACGGGAACCATGGGTTATGCTTTGGCGCGAACAGCGCGGGATTGGGGCGCGGAAGTTACGTTGGTAACAGGTCCAGTCTCGTTACCAAGACCCACAGGCATGAAGGTTGTGGAAGTTACCTCGGCAGAGCAAATGAATCAGGCCGTTCAAGCACATCTACCGGTAGCAACCTTTATGGTGGCCGCCGCCGCCGTTGCAGATTATGCACCTGCCGCCGTTGCCGTACAAAAAATCAAAAAAAAGGACGAAGACCTCAATATTACCCTTCGGAAAACGCCTGATGTACTGTACAACGCGGGGCTAAAAAAACGACCAGAACAGGTATTGGTGGGGTTTGCTTTGGAAACCAACGATGCCGAAACCCATGCGGAAAGTAAACTTTTGCGTAAGAACTTAGACTTTATTGTCGTTAATGACCTTTCGGTTCCGGGAGCCGGGTTTGGAACGGAGACCAATCAGGTTGTGATTCTTGGAAGAGATGGGCAGCGTCATGAGTTGCCCTTGGCAGATAAACAATCAATTGCCACAGGAATTCTTCGGTTTTTAGTGCCTTTTTTGGGTCGGCGCTAA
- a CDS encoding DNA-directed RNA polymerase subunit omega: MAIKTLDVDLLGSQYDNIYEAVCVTAKRARQISAEVRSEMTDRLSYFDGFDRDPEDRRMNDQQVGISLEYERAPKPTELALDELVARKLAYRYAEPDPADL, from the coding sequence ATGGCTATCAAGACTTTGGATGTGGATCTTTTGGGTTCCCAATACGATAATATTTACGAAGCGGTTTGTGTAACCGCAAAGCGTGCCCGCCAAATTTCGGCAGAGGTTCGTTCAGAAATGACTGATCGGCTTTCGTACTTCGATGGTTTCGATCGTGATCCGGAAGACCGCCGAATGAACGATCAGCAGGTGGGTATCTCGTTAGAATATGAGCGTGCGCCGAAGCCTACGGAATTGGCTTTAGACGAATTGGTTGCGAGAAAACTGGCGTACCGATATGCGGAACCAGATCCCGCTGACCTTTGA
- a CDS encoding N-acetylmuramoyl-L-alanine amidase has protein sequence MSRLIWVVLVLKACLISANAQNHVTALPHESEGIMGMLRRFELPVTPQMVAQFRRLNNLKPNEGVKIDQTYRMPIRRYRYNQKSIRTTLGISDYNRAQRIADYNNRMTAKGVREDDFLTSLALWVPDHEAKNIHPATIEPEVRLPQTPSHLQGKTATWPIFGSKYATITRQDTKLAGRVYYIDAGHGGPDPGAVYKVEGFSMQEDEYAYDIALRLSRNLLRHGAKVYLIVQDPNDGIREGTRLLPDKHEVFWGNVEMVTNFVDRLRQRSGIVNALFDQNPQATAHRLLSIHVDSRSLKDVPNPMDPHFSYYSGSDDGARLSRILFDTMKPFYTTEGRSYSGSIQTRDQLHMLLYPKPVAILVETANIQHPADQARLMKASYRQALADRLTAGLLLEAKASTTGK, from the coding sequence ATGAGTCGCCTTATCTGGGTCGTTCTTGTTTTGAAGGCTTGCCTAATTTCCGCAAACGCCCAAAACCATGTCACCGCTTTACCACACGAAAGTGAAGGCATTATGGGGATGCTCCGCCGTTTTGAGCTTCCTGTTACCCCGCAAATGGTGGCACAATTCCGTAGGCTCAATAACCTTAAACCCAACGAAGGGGTAAAAATAGATCAAACCTACCGAATGCCCATACGGCGCTACCGCTATAACCAGAAAAGCATTCGGACAACCCTCGGAATCTCGGACTACAACCGTGCACAACGCATTGCAGACTACAACAACCGAATGACCGCAAAAGGCGTTCGGGAAGACGACTTCCTCACCTCGCTGGCCCTTTGGGTACCAGACCACGAGGCCAAGAACATCCACCCTGCCACCATAGAACCCGAAGTTCGGCTTCCGCAAACACCTTCACACCTTCAGGGAAAAACAGCCACTTGGCCCATTTTTGGCAGTAAATATGCCACCATTACCCGCCAAGATACCAAACTTGCCGGACGTGTTTATTACATAGACGCAGGCCATGGTGGTCCAGACCCAGGCGCTGTTTATAAGGTAGAAGGCTTCTCCATGCAGGAAGACGAGTACGCCTACGATATAGCCCTTCGACTATCCCGCAACTTATTACGACATGGTGCAAAAGTATATCTGATTGTCCAAGATCCTAATGATGGGATTCGTGAAGGTACTCGCCTACTGCCAGATAAACACGAGGTCTTTTGGGGGAATGTAGAAATGGTCACCAACTTTGTAGATCGGCTTCGGCAACGATCTGGCATTGTAAACGCCCTCTTCGACCAAAACCCGCAAGCAACGGCGCATCGTCTCTTGTCTATTCATGTAGATTCGCGTTCGCTGAAAGACGTACCCAACCCAATGGATCCACACTTCTCCTATTATTCAGGAAGCGACGATGGTGCCCGCTTGTCTCGGATTCTTTTTGACACCATGAAACCTTTCTATACGACAGAAGGACGCTCCTACTCCGGATCTATACAAACACGGGATCAACTGCACATGCTTTTATACCCCAAACCCGTAGCCATTCTGGTCGAAACCGCAAACATTCAGCACCCCGCAGACCAAGCAAGACTCATGAAGGCATCTTACCGCCAAGCCCTTGCGGACCGCCTTACCGCCGGACTTCTACTTGAGGCCAAAGCCAGCACTACCGGAAAGTAA
- the rpmG gene encoding 50S ribosomal protein L33 gives MAKKSKEARINIILECTEAPGTSRYATTKNRRNTTARLELKKYNSVLKKHTVHKEIK, from the coding sequence ATGGCAAAAAAATCTAAAGAAGCCCGAATCAACATTATTTTAGAGTGTACGGAAGCCCCCGGCACTTCTCGGTATGCTACGACCAAAAACCGCCGGAATACTACCGCGCGTCTGGAACTGAAAAAATATAATTCAGTCTTGAAGAAGCACACTGTTCATAAAGAAATAAAGTAG
- the rpmB gene encoding 50S ribosomal protein L28 produces MARKDQLTGRKSLTGNHVSHANNKVKRRFGVNLQRKRFFIPDENRWVTLRVSTQTMKTINKNGIAAVVAEARRQGITV; encoded by the coding sequence ATGGCACGCAAAGACCAACTGACGGGCCGGAAATCGTTGACGGGCAACCACGTTTCGCACGCGAACAACAAAGTTAAGCGCCGCTTCGGGGTAAATTTGCAGCGTAAGCGTTTTTTTATTCCGGATGAAAACCGTTGGGTTACGCTTCGGGTTTCCACACAAACCATGAAGACCATCAATAAAAATGGGATTGCGGCGGTTGTAGCCGAAGCCCGTCGTCAGGGCATTACGGTCTGA
- a CDS encoding NUDIX domain-containing protein yields MYHFCIGVIRLLLHLRNILTRLIKPRSVRVRGIVTNTKGEVLLIKHPYDDRYWYLPGGGIKRQERLADALHRELQEELGFQHLVIIQTLGVYTDLNPYRSDVVVVIVAATDENPQPNKWEIKEACFFSLKALPDNMARSTRERLTEWQNVSNVYNERW; encoded by the coding sequence ATGTACCACTTCTGCATCGGGGTTATCCGGCTTTTGCTGCACCTACGGAATATTTTGACCCGTCTTATTAAACCACGCTCGGTGCGTGTACGGGGTATTGTTACCAATACCAAAGGAGAAGTACTGCTGATAAAACATCCCTATGACGACCGATATTGGTATCTCCCCGGTGGCGGCATCAAGCGACAAGAACGTTTGGCAGATGCCCTGCACCGCGAACTTCAGGAAGAACTTGGTTTTCAGCACCTGGTTATAATCCAAACATTGGGGGTTTATACGGACCTCAACCCCTACCGATCGGATGTGGTGGTGGTGATAGTTGCTGCTACCGATGAAAATCCTCAACCCAATAAATGGGAAATCAAAGAGGCCTGTTTTTTTTCACTAAAGGCATTGCCCGATAATATGGCACGTTCCACGAGAGAGCGGTTGACCGAATGGCAGAACGTATCCAATGTATATAACGAAAGGTGGTAA